Proteins encoded by one window of Salarias fasciatus chromosome 1, fSalaFa1.1, whole genome shotgun sequence:
- the nhsb gene encoding Nance-Horan syndrome protein isoform X4, with translation MALACLGLGCVAARSKAVSNLDIESKLSAHYQAPWHQQHNVFHPCTRPSCLEELHRSAQLSLRALHRDEQQCQRSTSRERNRVTISISVAPPMPTFPSPHTIRRQQRSRLARAQERAERERELDYQPRKERTVRETEIQTVQKKERQGREADNQTIQRKFECFYSLHPIEGCIFIPWNRKATSAGESEDGEVLGGNRAKAQAPSAPTTQDKQTNWSKENVPPSDQKACGDSHAISSCIIPINVTGVGFDREASARCSLVHSQSVLQRRRKLRRRKTITGIPKRVQQDMDSDESPVARERTVIIHANPHQLSLCQEDLSISGRLHHTRDSGCQTDDFLIACTAAPSRRRIRAQRGHQGIPASLSHSTGNISSLGDQSDSTYTTAATHGGRLRSRSLPREGGRLMDSDEDDDDDNYDDDDEDEELSPYEAEDFIPPGPSPRMKMMLMKDEEESTDDQAAPEPLQLGSLKRMQRSGERDRGGGGGGSPEHSWMERGRSRLPRKADMGSCEISSSSDTFSSPIHSVSTTGVLGSHVDHKEDHQSSSGNWSGSSSTCPSQTSETIPPPSSPPLTGSSHCDSELSLNTVPNAIDEGFSLDPSYHSDLRPQGQGHRSSSFTSSATDQLDDAGVSTASEGEWTYPPDQDQIDADQDPDQTQNLSRSHGLVQEYSSKNSLEDQSSFSDKTSNTDKEVGSQYSTDTEGFYSSSVHFGECNQSYRAYTYNYADPGPDCAQTNTVAAPLTHGAYPQRSADFRTGTMTLGRTCRPLRKPKVKPPPPKRTSSLKETSSYVDVGTDTQADQDQPKMVSEQDLTLSSTDIKLELDLELGGAPEPLQTSCLVAEPLGAWGMGLGETVDIVEPMSFSSADTHSFKDEGAVQSDYADLWLHNNELKSNNGEYTSMSNSSTATGTTVMECIKSPDSSSSSTETQTQAPVQSCEIRAASPPLPPGDFKLGSPEKLAGLASPSSGYSSQSETPTSTLPSSSAAFFPGPLSPSTGKRKPKVPERKSSLSSLQHFPRDGVSISSCYKRDPDFPPPPSQLDLNVLHGGYVRHTLSHRTHHMHTLHHSKHRVANALATGTKLLTPEATTTNPQSSSNSASTIPSSNLLVITPSALRSVQLHPINQSTDQQSTSTTDQEISSTETATRPKCPPIGATLAPPPINTRPLPPRRPPPRPPGHDFTSSPEHSQPTPPGRHPDGPPSYESLLLRQDRYGPGTFWAMTAFRARMDPLSDHEDSSPLHRPVPRAPHPSPVDLHTHIHSHTEFRGLTHSTHAHPEFRVLGERSFSQDDDDDEEEEEEEEEPVKEPPRAACYRGGMRSDHPPPPAYEFAGGSHLDSGPWASPVKVPGNTLETSHPYLISDARKGGQEEQEEEEEVTSGATRSAHQHHPHESKDDSTTPDTEDYFSKDSTPSDNSLSPMMDDAKVDDDIIITSPNKTRTTEDLFAMIHRSKRKVLGRKDSGDLNMKSRLCPPPPVPPSNVSTVVIPPAPPLNIPPTLAMAAGSQRAPVPIYRSAKKSSTSNEEFKLLLLKKGSRSDSSYRMSATEILKSPITPKTPGESLQEGPIRQAEEPPSTLQEHPIPGLEPIQIPGLFPRANSESFTPKTLPMSAASRQGRSRIPPVANSSRYSTRSRLYTAPMQAISEGETENSDGSPHDDRSS, from the exons ATGGCTTTGGCTTGTCTTGGTTTAGGCTGCGTCGCTGCCCGATCCAAAG CGGTGTCAAACCTGGATATAGAGAGCAAGCTGTCAGCTCATTATCAGGCTCCATGGCACCAGCAACACAACGTGTTTCATCCCTGCACCCGGCCGTCctgtctggaggagctgcaccGGAGCGCTCAGCTCAGTCTCAGAGCTCTACACCGAG ACGAGCAACAGTGCCAGCGGTCCACGAGCAGGGAGAGAAACAGGGTGACCATCTCGATCTCAGTGGCGCCCCCCATGCCCACCTTCCCCTCCCCGCACACCATCCGCAGGCAGCAGAGGAGTCGCCTGGCACGAGCG CAAGAGAGAGCGGAAAGAGAGCGAGAGTTAGACTATCAACCGAGGAAG GAGAGGACTGTGAGAGAAACTGAGATCCAGACAGTGcagaaaaaa gAGAGGCAAGGGAGAGAAGCAGATAATCAGACGATCCAAAGAAAg TTTGAGTGCTTTTACTCACTTCACCCTATTGAAGGTTGCATCTTCATTCCATGGAACAGAAAG GCTACCTCGGCAGGGGAAAGCGAAGATGGCGAAGTCTTGGGAGGAAATCGAGCTAAAGCCCAGGCCCCCAGCGCCCCCACCACCCAGGATAAACAGACAAACTGGTCAAAGGAAAATGTTCCACCATCAGATCAGAAGGCGTGCGGTGACAGTCATGCCATCTCGTCCTGCATCATTCCCATCAACGTCACAG GAGTGGGGTTTGACAGGGAAGCAAGTGCTCGCTGCTCTCTGGTTCACTCGCAGTCAGTTCTTCAGAGGAGAaggaagctgaggaggaggaagactaTCACAGGAATACCCAAAAGAGTGCAACAGGACATGG aTTCAGATGAATCACCCGTAGCAAGAGAACGCACAGTGATTATCCATGCCAACCCCCACCAACTCTCTCTATGTCAAGAAGACCTCTCAATCAGTGGTCGTCTTCATCACACCCGCGATTCTGGCTGCCAGACAGATGATTTCCTTATAGCAT GTACAGCTGCTCCCTCCAGAAGGCGCATTAGAGCTCAGCGTGGCCATCAGGGAATTCCTGCCTCTCTGTCCCATTCAACGGGTAACATTTCCTCCCTGGGTGACCAATCAGACTCCACATACACTACGGCTGCAACCCACGGTGGACGCTTGCGCTCGCGCAGTCTTCCACGAGAGGGTGGACGTCTGATGGACAgcgatgaagatgatgatgatgacaattacgacgacgatgatgaagatgaagagctGTCACCTTACGAAGCAGAGGATTTTATTCCACCTGGCCCTAGTCCTCGCATGAAGATGATGTTGATGAAGgacgaagaagaaagtacagACGATCAGGCAGCTCCTGAGCCACTGCAACTTGGAAGCCTAAAACGGATGCAGCGATccggagagagagacagagggggtggtggaggggggagtCCAGAGCATAGCTGGATGGAGAGAGGCCGTTCTCGGTTGCCTCGCAAGGCTGACATGGGTAGCTGTGAGATCTCATCCAGTTCCGATACTTTCAGCAGCCCTATTCACTCAGTGTCGACAACAGGAGTCCTGGGCAGCCATGTGGACCACAAGGAAGATCACCAGTCATCAAGTGGGAACTGGAGCGGTTCCAGCTCTACCTGTCCCTCACAAACATCTGAAACCATCCCACCACCCTCTTCTCCACCCTTGACAGGCTCATCCCACTGTGATTCAGAGCTGTCTCTTAACACTGTTCCCAATGCCATTGATGAGGGTTTCAGCCTGGATCCCTCATACCATTCTGACCTCAGACCCCAGGGACAGGGTCACAGATCAAGCTCATTCACATCCTCAGCCACAGACCAGCTGGATGATGCTGGGGTCAGTACAGCAAGTGAGGGTGAGTGGACATATCctccagaccaagaccagataGATGCAGACCAGGACCCCGACCAGACCCAAAACCTTAGCCGGAGTCATGGGCTAGTTCAGGAGTACAGCTCTAAAAATAGTCTTGAAGACCAGTCGAGTTTCAGTGACAAAACTAGCAACACCGACAAAGAGGTTGGCTCTCAATACTCAACTGATACAGAGGGTTTCTACTCCTCCTCTGTGCATTTTGGGGAGTGTAATCAGAGTTACAGAGCATACACGTATAACTATGCAGACCCAGGGCCTGACTGTGCTCAGACCAACACTGTGGCAGCACCACTAACACACGGAGCTTATCCCCAACGATCAGCCGACTTCAGAACAGGCACTATGACCTTGGGAAGGACCTGTCGTCCATTAAGGAAACCAAAAGTCAAACCTCCACCACCCAAAAGGACCTCTTCACTGAAGGAGACCAGTAGTTATGTTGACGTTGGAACGGATACACAGGCCGATCAGGATCAACCAAAGATGGTTAGTGAACAAGACCTGACCTTGTCTTCCACAGATATAAAACTGGAACTGGACCTAGAGCTTGGTGGTGCTCCAGAACCATTACAGACATCTTGTCTAGTGGCAGAGCCTTTGGGAGCTTGGGGTATGGGACTAGGTGAAACTGTGGATATAGTAGAGCCCATGTCCTTTAGTTCGGCAGACACGCACTCATTTAAGGATGAAGGTGCTGTGCAATCTGACTATGCAGACCTGTGGCTGCACAACAATGAGCTAAAGTCGAACAATGGTGAGTACACATCTATGTCCAACTCAAGCACAGCCACAGGTACTACCGTCATGGAGTGTATCAAGTCACCAgacagctcttcctcctccacagaaaCCCAAACCCAGGCCCCTGTTCAGTCCTGTGAGATTAGGGCCGCCAGTCCACCTCTCCCTCCTGGAGACTTCAAACTTGGCTCGCCAGAAAAGCTGGCTGGCCTTGCATCACCATCAAGTGGTTATTCCAGTCAATCAGAGACTCCAACCTCAACCTTGCCCTCATCTTCGGCAGCATTCTTCCCAGGACCACTATCTCCTTCAACTGGCAAAAGAAAACCCAAAGTGCCAGAGAGGAAGTCTTCCCTCTCTTCCCTGCAGCACTTCCCCAGAGATGGAGTTTCCATTTCTTCTTGCTATAAAAGAGATCCTGACtttccacctccaccttcccaGCTTGATCTTAATGTTCTTCATGGTGGCTATGTAAGACACACACTATCTCACCGGACACACCACATGCATACACTTcaccacagcaaacacagagTTGCAAATGCTCTAGCCACTGGAACAAAACTTTTGACTCCTGAGGCAACTACGACCAACCCACAATCAAGTTCAAATTCGGCCTCAACAATTCCCAGCTCAAATCTGCTAGTAATCACACCATCGGCTCTTCGTTCAGTACAGCTCCATCCTATTAACCAGTCTACTGATCAGCAGAGTACTTCCACAACAGACCAGGAAATAAGTTCAACAGAGACTGCTACAAGACCCAAATGTCCTCCGATTGGTGCTACATTGGCTCCCCCGCCTATTAACACGAGGCCTCTGCCTCCTCGCAGACCACCTCCGAGACCTCCAGGTCATGACTTCACGTCATCCCCGGAACATTCACAACCAACTCCCCCTGGCCGCCACCCCGATGGGCCACCATCCTACGAAAGCCTGCTACTCAGACAGGACCGCTATGGACCTGGAACATTTTGGGCCATGACAGCTTTCAGAGCTCGAATGGACCCATTGTCAGATCATGAGGACAGCTCACCCCTGCATCGACCGGTGCCACGCGCGCCTCACCCTTCGCCGGTggatttacacacacatatccactcacacacagagttcagagGGCTCACTCACTCAACTCATGCACATCCTGAGTTTAGAGTTTTGGGGGAACGGTCATTTTCCCAggatgatgatgacgacgaagaggaagaagaagaagaggaagagccagTGAAGGAGCCACCTAGGGCTGCATGTTACAGAGGAGGCATGCGATCAGATCACCCTCCGCCCCCAGCATATGAATTTGCTGGGGGATCCCACTTAGACTCAGGGCCCTGGGCTAGTCCTGTCAAAGTGCCTGGTAACACACTGGAGACATCGCATCCTTACCTAATCAGCGATGCAAGGAAAGGAGGACAAGAAgagcaagaagaagaggaggaagtgacaTCAGGTGCTACCAGAAGTGCCCATCAGCATCACCCACATGAGAGCAAAGACGACTCCACAACTCCTGACACAGAGGATTACTTCAGTAAAG ATTCCACACCTAGTGATAATTCGCTCTCGCCAATGATGGATGACGCCAAAGTGGATGACGACATCATTATCACATCACCCAACAAGACCCGAACTACTGAGGACCTGTTTGCAATGATACACAG ATCCAAGAGAAAGGTCCTGGGCCGTAAAGATTCAGGAGATCTGAACATGAAGTCCCGCCTATGCCCACCGCCTCCAGTGCCCCCCAGCAATGTGTCTACTGTTGTGATCCCACCGGCCCCTCCTCTCAACATTCCACCTACTTTAGCCATGGCTGCAGGTTCACAAAGAGCCCCCGTGCCAATTTATCGCAGCGCCAAGAAGTCCAGCACGTCCAACGAGGAGTTTAAACTCCTGCTGCTGAAAAAGGGTAGCAGGTCAGATTCCAGCTACCGCATGTCGGCTACCGAGATTCTGAAAAGCCCCATCACCCCAAAAACGCCAGGGGAGTCCCTTCAGGAAGGACCCATCAGGCAGGCTGAGGAACCACCTTCTACACTCCAGGAGCACCCTATTCCAGGCCTGGAGCCAATCCAGATTCCGGGACTTTTTCCCAGGGCAAACTCTGAGAGCTTCACCCCCAAAACCCTCCCTATGTCAGCTGCGTCTCGGCAGGGACGTTCTCGGATCCCGCCTGTAGCCAACAGCAGCCGCTATAGTACACGCAGCCGCCTCTACACAGCCCCCATGCAAGCCATTTCTGAAGGGGAGACGGAGAACTCAGACGGTAGCCCCCATGATGACAGGTCGTCCTAA
- the nhsb gene encoding Nance-Horan syndrome protein isoform X1 yields MPFAKRIVEPQLLCRHPIPNDEGLLFEDLCAISNVVLSRTLRQLSDLARHACSLFQELENDIITTNQRVWVLQNKIGQIQQTASALDPKKEAVPVSNLDIESKLSAHYQAPWHQQHNVFHPCTRPSCLEELHRSAQLSLRALHRDEQQCQRSTSRERNRVTISISVAPPMPTFPSPHTIRRQQRSRLARAQERAERERELDYQPRKERTVRETEIQTVQKKERQGREADNQTIQRKFECFYSLHPIEGCIFIPWNRKATSAGESEDGEVLGGNRAKAQAPSAPTTQDKQTNWSKENVPPSDQKACGDSHAISSCIIPINVTGVGFDREASARCSLVHSQSVLQRRRKLRRRKTITGIPKRVQQDMDSDESPVARERTVIIHANPHQLSLCQEDLSISGRLHHTRDSGCQTDDFLIACTAAPSRRRIRAQRGHQGIPASLSHSTGNISSLGDQSDSTYTTAATHGGRLRSRSLPREGGRLMDSDEDDDDDNYDDDDEDEELSPYEAEDFIPPGPSPRMKMMLMKDEEESTDDQAAPEPLQLGSLKRMQRSGERDRGGGGGGSPEHSWMERGRSRLPRKADMGSCEISSSSDTFSSPIHSVSTTGVLGSHVDHKEDHQSSSGNWSGSSSTCPSQTSETIPPPSSPPLTGSSHCDSELSLNTVPNAIDEGFSLDPSYHSDLRPQGQGHRSSSFTSSATDQLDDAGVSTASEGEWTYPPDQDQIDADQDPDQTQNLSRSHGLVQEYSSKNSLEDQSSFSDKTSNTDKEVGSQYSTDTEGFYSSSVHFGECNQSYRAYTYNYADPGPDCAQTNTVAAPLTHGAYPQRSADFRTGTMTLGRTCRPLRKPKVKPPPPKRTSSLKETSSYVDVGTDTQADQDQPKMVSEQDLTLSSTDIKLELDLELGGAPEPLQTSCLVAEPLGAWGMGLGETVDIVEPMSFSSADTHSFKDEGAVQSDYADLWLHNNELKSNNGEYTSMSNSSTATGTTVMECIKSPDSSSSSTETQTQAPVQSCEIRAASPPLPPGDFKLGSPEKLAGLASPSSGYSSQSETPTSTLPSSSAAFFPGPLSPSTGKRKPKVPERKSSLSSLQHFPRDGVSISSCYKRDPDFPPPPSQLDLNVLHGGYVRHTLSHRTHHMHTLHHSKHRVANALATGTKLLTPEATTTNPQSSSNSASTIPSSNLLVITPSALRSVQLHPINQSTDQQSTSTTDQEISSTETATRPKCPPIGATLAPPPINTRPLPPRRPPPRPPGHDFTSSPEHSQPTPPGRHPDGPPSYESLLLRQDRYGPGTFWAMTAFRARMDPLSDHEDSSPLHRPVPRAPHPSPVDLHTHIHSHTEFRGLTHSTHAHPEFRVLGERSFSQDDDDDEEEEEEEEEPVKEPPRAACYRGGMRSDHPPPPAYEFAGGSHLDSGPWASPVKVPGNTLETSHPYLISDARKGGQEEQEEEEEVTSGATRSAHQHHPHESKDDSTTPDTEDYFSKDSTPSDNSLSPMMDDAKVDDDIIITSPNKTRTTEDLFAMIHRSKRKVLGRKDSGDLNMKSRLCPPPPVPPSNVSTVVIPPAPPLNIPPTLAMAAGSQRAPVPIYRSAKKSSTSNEEFKLLLLKKGSRSDSSYRMSATEILKSPITPKTPGESLQEGPIRQAEEPPSTLQEHPIPGLEPIQIPGLFPRANSESFTPKTLPMSAASRQGRSRIPPVANSSRYSTRSRLYTAPMQAISEGETENSDGSPHDDRSS; encoded by the exons CGGTGTCAAACCTGGATATAGAGAGCAAGCTGTCAGCTCATTATCAGGCTCCATGGCACCAGCAACACAACGTGTTTCATCCCTGCACCCGGCCGTCctgtctggaggagctgcaccGGAGCGCTCAGCTCAGTCTCAGAGCTCTACACCGAG ACGAGCAACAGTGCCAGCGGTCCACGAGCAGGGAGAGAAACAGGGTGACCATCTCGATCTCAGTGGCGCCCCCCATGCCCACCTTCCCCTCCCCGCACACCATCCGCAGGCAGCAGAGGAGTCGCCTGGCACGAGCG CAAGAGAGAGCGGAAAGAGAGCGAGAGTTAGACTATCAACCGAGGAAG GAGAGGACTGTGAGAGAAACTGAGATCCAGACAGTGcagaaaaaa gAGAGGCAAGGGAGAGAAGCAGATAATCAGACGATCCAAAGAAAg TTTGAGTGCTTTTACTCACTTCACCCTATTGAAGGTTGCATCTTCATTCCATGGAACAGAAAG GCTACCTCGGCAGGGGAAAGCGAAGATGGCGAAGTCTTGGGAGGAAATCGAGCTAAAGCCCAGGCCCCCAGCGCCCCCACCACCCAGGATAAACAGACAAACTGGTCAAAGGAAAATGTTCCACCATCAGATCAGAAGGCGTGCGGTGACAGTCATGCCATCTCGTCCTGCATCATTCCCATCAACGTCACAG GAGTGGGGTTTGACAGGGAAGCAAGTGCTCGCTGCTCTCTGGTTCACTCGCAGTCAGTTCTTCAGAGGAGAaggaagctgaggaggaggaagactaTCACAGGAATACCCAAAAGAGTGCAACAGGACATGG aTTCAGATGAATCACCCGTAGCAAGAGAACGCACAGTGATTATCCATGCCAACCCCCACCAACTCTCTCTATGTCAAGAAGACCTCTCAATCAGTGGTCGTCTTCATCACACCCGCGATTCTGGCTGCCAGACAGATGATTTCCTTATAGCAT GTACAGCTGCTCCCTCCAGAAGGCGCATTAGAGCTCAGCGTGGCCATCAGGGAATTCCTGCCTCTCTGTCCCATTCAACGGGTAACATTTCCTCCCTGGGTGACCAATCAGACTCCACATACACTACGGCTGCAACCCACGGTGGACGCTTGCGCTCGCGCAGTCTTCCACGAGAGGGTGGACGTCTGATGGACAgcgatgaagatgatgatgatgacaattacgacgacgatgatgaagatgaagagctGTCACCTTACGAAGCAGAGGATTTTATTCCACCTGGCCCTAGTCCTCGCATGAAGATGATGTTGATGAAGgacgaagaagaaagtacagACGATCAGGCAGCTCCTGAGCCACTGCAACTTGGAAGCCTAAAACGGATGCAGCGATccggagagagagacagagggggtggtggaggggggagtCCAGAGCATAGCTGGATGGAGAGAGGCCGTTCTCGGTTGCCTCGCAAGGCTGACATGGGTAGCTGTGAGATCTCATCCAGTTCCGATACTTTCAGCAGCCCTATTCACTCAGTGTCGACAACAGGAGTCCTGGGCAGCCATGTGGACCACAAGGAAGATCACCAGTCATCAAGTGGGAACTGGAGCGGTTCCAGCTCTACCTGTCCCTCACAAACATCTGAAACCATCCCACCACCCTCTTCTCCACCCTTGACAGGCTCATCCCACTGTGATTCAGAGCTGTCTCTTAACACTGTTCCCAATGCCATTGATGAGGGTTTCAGCCTGGATCCCTCATACCATTCTGACCTCAGACCCCAGGGACAGGGTCACAGATCAAGCTCATTCACATCCTCAGCCACAGACCAGCTGGATGATGCTGGGGTCAGTACAGCAAGTGAGGGTGAGTGGACATATCctccagaccaagaccagataGATGCAGACCAGGACCCCGACCAGACCCAAAACCTTAGCCGGAGTCATGGGCTAGTTCAGGAGTACAGCTCTAAAAATAGTCTTGAAGACCAGTCGAGTTTCAGTGACAAAACTAGCAACACCGACAAAGAGGTTGGCTCTCAATACTCAACTGATACAGAGGGTTTCTACTCCTCCTCTGTGCATTTTGGGGAGTGTAATCAGAGTTACAGAGCATACACGTATAACTATGCAGACCCAGGGCCTGACTGTGCTCAGACCAACACTGTGGCAGCACCACTAACACACGGAGCTTATCCCCAACGATCAGCCGACTTCAGAACAGGCACTATGACCTTGGGAAGGACCTGTCGTCCATTAAGGAAACCAAAAGTCAAACCTCCACCACCCAAAAGGACCTCTTCACTGAAGGAGACCAGTAGTTATGTTGACGTTGGAACGGATACACAGGCCGATCAGGATCAACCAAAGATGGTTAGTGAACAAGACCTGACCTTGTCTTCCACAGATATAAAACTGGAACTGGACCTAGAGCTTGGTGGTGCTCCAGAACCATTACAGACATCTTGTCTAGTGGCAGAGCCTTTGGGAGCTTGGGGTATGGGACTAGGTGAAACTGTGGATATAGTAGAGCCCATGTCCTTTAGTTCGGCAGACACGCACTCATTTAAGGATGAAGGTGCTGTGCAATCTGACTATGCAGACCTGTGGCTGCACAACAATGAGCTAAAGTCGAACAATGGTGAGTACACATCTATGTCCAACTCAAGCACAGCCACAGGTACTACCGTCATGGAGTGTATCAAGTCACCAgacagctcttcctcctccacagaaaCCCAAACCCAGGCCCCTGTTCAGTCCTGTGAGATTAGGGCCGCCAGTCCACCTCTCCCTCCTGGAGACTTCAAACTTGGCTCGCCAGAAAAGCTGGCTGGCCTTGCATCACCATCAAGTGGTTATTCCAGTCAATCAGAGACTCCAACCTCAACCTTGCCCTCATCTTCGGCAGCATTCTTCCCAGGACCACTATCTCCTTCAACTGGCAAAAGAAAACCCAAAGTGCCAGAGAGGAAGTCTTCCCTCTCTTCCCTGCAGCACTTCCCCAGAGATGGAGTTTCCATTTCTTCTTGCTATAAAAGAGATCCTGACtttccacctccaccttcccaGCTTGATCTTAATGTTCTTCATGGTGGCTATGTAAGACACACACTATCTCACCGGACACACCACATGCATACACTTcaccacagcaaacacagagTTGCAAATGCTCTAGCCACTGGAACAAAACTTTTGACTCCTGAGGCAACTACGACCAACCCACAATCAAGTTCAAATTCGGCCTCAACAATTCCCAGCTCAAATCTGCTAGTAATCACACCATCGGCTCTTCGTTCAGTACAGCTCCATCCTATTAACCAGTCTACTGATCAGCAGAGTACTTCCACAACAGACCAGGAAATAAGTTCAACAGAGACTGCTACAAGACCCAAATGTCCTCCGATTGGTGCTACATTGGCTCCCCCGCCTATTAACACGAGGCCTCTGCCTCCTCGCAGACCACCTCCGAGACCTCCAGGTCATGACTTCACGTCATCCCCGGAACATTCACAACCAACTCCCCCTGGCCGCCACCCCGATGGGCCACCATCCTACGAAAGCCTGCTACTCAGACAGGACCGCTATGGACCTGGAACATTTTGGGCCATGACAGCTTTCAGAGCTCGAATGGACCCATTGTCAGATCATGAGGACAGCTCACCCCTGCATCGACCGGTGCCACGCGCGCCTCACCCTTCGCCGGTggatttacacacacatatccactcacacacagagttcagagGGCTCACTCACTCAACTCATGCACATCCTGAGTTTAGAGTTTTGGGGGAACGGTCATTTTCCCAggatgatgatgacgacgaagaggaagaagaagaagaggaagagccagTGAAGGAGCCACCTAGGGCTGCATGTTACAGAGGAGGCATGCGATCAGATCACCCTCCGCCCCCAGCATATGAATTTGCTGGGGGATCCCACTTAGACTCAGGGCCCTGGGCTAGTCCTGTCAAAGTGCCTGGTAACACACTGGAGACATCGCATCCTTACCTAATCAGCGATGCAAGGAAAGGAGGACAAGAAgagcaagaagaagaggaggaagtgacaTCAGGTGCTACCAGAAGTGCCCATCAGCATCACCCACATGAGAGCAAAGACGACTCCACAACTCCTGACACAGAGGATTACTTCAGTAAAG ATTCCACACCTAGTGATAATTCGCTCTCGCCAATGATGGATGACGCCAAAGTGGATGACGACATCATTATCACATCACCCAACAAGACCCGAACTACTGAGGACCTGTTTGCAATGATACACAG ATCCAAGAGAAAGGTCCTGGGCCGTAAAGATTCAGGAGATCTGAACATGAAGTCCCGCCTATGCCCACCGCCTCCAGTGCCCCCCAGCAATGTGTCTACTGTTGTGATCCCACCGGCCCCTCCTCTCAACATTCCACCTACTTTAGCCATGGCTGCAGGTTCACAAAGAGCCCCCGTGCCAATTTATCGCAGCGCCAAGAAGTCCAGCACGTCCAACGAGGAGTTTAAACTCCTGCTGCTGAAAAAGGGTAGCAGGTCAGATTCCAGCTACCGCATGTCGGCTACCGAGATTCTGAAAAGCCCCATCACCCCAAAAACGCCAGGGGAGTCCCTTCAGGAAGGACCCATCAGGCAGGCTGAGGAACCACCTTCTACACTCCAGGAGCACCCTATTCCAGGCCTGGAGCCAATCCAGATTCCGGGACTTTTTCCCAGGGCAAACTCTGAGAGCTTCACCCCCAAAACCCTCCCTATGTCAGCTGCGTCTCGGCAGGGACGTTCTCGGATCCCGCCTGTAGCCAACAGCAGCCGCTATAGTACACGCAGCCGCCTCTACACAGCCCCCATGCAAGCCATTTCTGAAGGGGAGACGGAGAACTCAGACGGTAGCCCCCATGATGACAGGTCGTCCTAA